TCGCTTCGAGCGCGGGCAGAAAAGGCTTTCAACAACTCGCGTTCCCACATGAGAGGGATGTTGAAATGCCTGCGACCGCCTAGTGGCGGACGAAACAATGCTTGCACGCCTATCCTTCGGAAAAGACAGTGGTAATTACGAACCGATCCGGTCGACCAGCCTATTATTTGGGCGATGTCGCCGTATGGCATTCGATAGCCGTGGCGTAGAAGAATACTTTGCGCTCTGATAAGGGTGGTTCGAGAATCAGTCTCGCTTATCAGGGTGATGAGGTAACGACAGATATCTTCCGTGGATTTCAACTCCAATTGGGTGTCCATGTTACAGGGTGTCCTCAGTTGATAGCTATGGACGTTACCAGCGCCGGACAAATGGCATACGTAGATGTCATGATAGGCGACGCATATGTCGGACTACATGGACGTGAGTTTTGGATAAGCGTTGCGACTATTAGGCGAGCGGAGCAGAACGAAGGTAGATGGCCGTGCATCTGATTCATACCGATGAGGGTCTGGTGCAAATCGGTCTCGGAGTCGAGTAGATTGGCCTTTCAGGAAGTTGAGGAGCGAGTATGGGCAAGCTGGGCAGCATGGAAGAGATGTTCGTAGCTCGGCACTTCGACCATGAGGTGATCATTCTGTGTGTGCGTTGGTACCTCCGTTTCAAGCTCAGCTATCGTGATCTGGTCGAGATGATGGCGGAACGCAACCTTGACCTTGCTCATACGACGATCCTGCGCTGGGTTCGGTGCTATGCACCAGAGTTCATCAAGCGCTGGAACCGGTTCGGCAAGGCCGCCGGCCGGTCCTGGCGAGTTGACGAAACCTATATCAAGGTCCGAAGTCAGTGGACTTAACTGTATCGAGCAGTAGACAAGGTCGGGCAGACTGTCGACTTCCGCCTCAGCAAGAGAAGGGATGTCGGAGCGGCGAAGGCTTTCTTTCAGAAGGCGATTCGACATGACAGTCGGCCGCCACACACAATCACCCTGGATGGCTATGCCGCCACCCATCGCGCAGTGCGCGAAATGCAGATCGATGGCCTGCTCCTTGGACGGACAAGGTTACGGTCGTCAAAGTATCTGAATAATCTCATCGAACAGGACCACCGCAGCATCAAGTCCAGAACCCACCCCATGCTCGGATTCAAGAGCTTCTCCTCTGCCGCAAGCACCATTGCCGGAGTGGACCTGCCTCGTCGCATTCAAAAGGAGCAATTCTCCCTCAGCCGCCTCCGCCTCAAAGACCAGGCTGGACCTGCACTCTGGAATGCAGTGCTCGCCGCTTGATTTGGACACCGCTGGCAGAAGAACTGAAACCATCGGAAAATTTGCACCAGAGCCTGTTGGAGCTCGGCCGCGGATTCGCTTTCGTCGGCAGTCAGGTGCCGCTTCCGGTTGGAGACGGATGTTCTATCTCGACCTGCTCTTTTATCACGTCCGCCTCCATTGCTACTTTGTAATCGAGCTCTTATGTGGCCGGCCACATAATAATTCTTCTGTGGCGCAGCCAGTTATGTGGCGTTCAGCTAAGCAGGCAGCCATTGTCGCGCTGCTGTTGTATTTGAACGCCACATAATCTGGTTGCCGCAGACTAAGGAGCCCCGATCCACCGACTCAGGTAGCTCAACTATATTCGGAACCGTTCTTTCACTCTACAAGGAAGAGGTTCCGAAAATGTTCGATCAACTCTTTGAACGATCCCATGCGTTGCGTCGCCAGTGCTCTGCACCCTTGGCCGACGAACGTCGCCGTTACGTTCTCCACTGCATTGGGCTAGGAATGGCGAGGAGTACCGTTAGGCTCATTGCCGTACTTCTCATAACCGTCGAGAAACTCCTGAACTTGGCCAAGCGACCCAACTCCATCATCAGCCTGCAGGAGATCGAAGAGGCTGGAGCACGCTGTGCCAGTCGGGAAGCTGTGCCACCCATTAGGGTCCGCCCGGAGCTCTCGAGGCAGCGATTCATTCGTGAAGCTGTTCGGTGGCTGAGCTTTATGGAGCGCATTCAGACCCCTAGCAAACTTACAAAACCGTATGAAGCCAGGATGCTTGAGTTCGCCGATTTCATGCTTCACGAACGAGGACTATCGGTGGCGACAGTTGAGCTACGCTGGTTGCTCAAGTACAACTTCAGCGTCGCCGTCGCAATAGGTTATATCGCGCTCTTTGGCATCGCGGTAGAGACTGGAGTAGTCATGGTCGTCTACCTCCATGAAGCACTCGAAAGCAGAAAACAAGCTGGAAGGCCATTGACGAATCAGGACGTGCAGGATGCTGCCATCGAGGGCGCTGTCCATCGTCTCCGGCCAAAGCTCATGACCGTCTGTGCGGTCCTTGCCAGCTTGGTTCCTATCCTCTGGGAATCCGGCATCGGCTCCGATGTGATGAAACCCATTGCCGCACCCATCGTTGGGGGCATGATTACCTCAACAATCCATGTCTTGATTTTGGTGCCCGTTCCTTCGTCATGATGAAGGAACGGGCATTGAAGCGCGGCACGCTTGTTTCCCGAACTCCGACAGAATCACTCGCGCAGCATCCAACTCCGCAGTAGACGCAGGAGGTATCGAACCTTTGAAACGCGCCAAGGAAAGATGATGGTTGCAGGCCGGAGTTGATTAGAAAGGTTTTATGGTTGCGAAGGCAGGATTTGGACCTGCAGGGCCAACCGCTCATAGGCAGAGGTAACGCTCGGCGTCCTGATTCTGTATAAAGTTTCTAAGCCGCAAAACTGACGCAATAGCGAGAGTTGAGTGCTGTGGAGGATCGAGCATACACGTAGCGCGATTTTCGGGAGGCAGTACATTCCTCCCATGTTTTAGGCACAATTTGTACGTGATTTGTACCAAATTTGTACGGAAGATCTGCAAATGGTAAATCATGACAGATTTGAAGGTAGTAGAGTCAATAAGTTACGTGTTTTGCCCTGGGAGAGCCTGACCGACTCCACTACCTCCCCAAAACAGAAGAGCAAATCTGCCGCTTAGAACAACGCCAAAAGTGTCTTGCAGGTTTTGCAGAAGATTTGCAGAACCAAGCCGCTTTTTAGGCGATTTTTGCCAATTCAGCGCATAACCATTCCTGCTAGAATCCTGCAAGTGGGCTCGATTGAAAGAGATAGAAAGATTCAATCGATTTTAGCAGGTTTTGCAGAGGAATATTAGTCGCGAGGCTTTTGCGTGTCTGACCCGGCAATTTTTCCCCTTTATTCACGAGGGTTCTAAAGCTTAATGAAAATACGTTTGTGGTAAAACGCCCACAGAATGACGCCGATTAGCAGCGTAAAAAGTAAGGCATACACCAGTGATGCGCTCCACGGATCGAGAAATGTGGCGAACGCCTGAAAGATTACGCCAGGAATGGTCATTAGGCTGCCCGTAGAATCATGAAATTTAACCAGCCCAATCATGGGATTGAGGATGTTCGCCAGTGCGAAACCAAGAATTGCGTTTGATCCAAAAATGAGTGAGGGGGCCAGTCCTTTACGCCACCCTTTCAGATCGATGAGCCAGTGCAGCAGTGCCAGCGCCAAAAAGCTGAAGCCACCACTAAAAAGCACAAAACTGGGCGTCCAGATTTTCTTGTTAATCGGAATAAGCGGATTCAACGCGATGGCGATCAGCATCAGTGCTACGCCCAAAACCACCATGCCCACGACTTTGCGGCTTGCTGAATTTGCCTTTAGACTGGGGCTTCGGAGCCACTCCCCAGCGAGAATGCCAAGCAGCAGATTGGCCATCGCAGGTAACGTTGTGAGCAGGCCTTCGGGGTCCCACACTTGACCGGGTCCACCCCAGTGCCAGAGATGTTTCGTCGTAAAAACCGCTCGGTCTAAATACGCGCTAAGTGTGCCTACCGGATCAAGCCGTCCTGCTCCGTAACCAGGAACTGGCATCAGAGTCTGAAGCATCCAGTACACCGCTGGCAATAGGACTACCACGGTGATAAGCATGCCCATGCGACGAACGGGCCGACAGCCAGAAATGAAAAGATATAAGAGGCCGCCGAGAAGATAACAGAGGCCTATCCGCTGTAATACGCCGGGAATTCTGAGGTCAGGTAGTTGAAAAAGGTCAAAGCAATTGAGAAATAAACCAATGAAAATCAGCAACACGCTTCGCTGAACGATGTGTATGCAAGTTTTGGCTGGAGTTTCGCCCTGGTTGCGGCGCTTTATAAAGGAAAAGGTCATCGATATGCCGACCAGGAATAAGAAGGACGGAAAAATCATGTCCGTCGGAGTCAAACCATTCCAGTCAGCATGCTTCAGCGGCCAGTAAACGTAGCTCCAGGAACCGGCGTTGGTGACAAGCACCATTCCGGCCACCAGCAGACCTCGAAAAACGTCCAAAGAAATCAGTCTTCGCGAGGAGGGTTGCGTGTGTTCTGAAGCAGACGATTGCGCGGCAACCTGCGTGGTAGACATAGGCTGGAATGTCCTCAGGCAGATCACTTTAACATCAAAAAACATCCATGCGCAATCGCTTGCGCAAAGGAAGTACAAATTTTAAAATCCACAGAATCCTGGTCAGCCAAGCGTGCGAAAAGCTAGTGAACGACTCCGACATCCTGCCGCGGCCAGTACACGAATTCCGCCTTGCCGTAGATGAGGTCCTTCCTGACCGGGCCGAATTCCCTGCTGTCACTGGAGATCGAACGATGATCGCCCATCACAAAGTATTCGCCTGCAGGGACAATCATGGGATCGAGTGATCGGTTGTCGTGAAATTCTTCGGGCACATACGGCTCACTTAGCAACTTGTCATTTACGTAGACCTGACCACGATCGATCGACAAGCGATCTCCTGAAACGGCAATCACCCGCTTGATATAACTTTTACTCAAATCGCGGGGATAGCGGAACACCACGACATCGCCGTGCTCAATCGCTTCGAAGTGATAAACGAACTTGTTGATGAACAACCGGTCCTGATCAACAAGCCGCGGCAACATGCTGGTACCTTCCACGCGAACCGGCTGATAGAGGAAGGTAATGATCATCACAGAAGCGGCAGAGGAGATGAGTAAATCCCGCATCCACAGTTTCCAGCCAGAGACGCGGCTTGGCGGATTTGGCGAAGGGAGGTTCGCGGGATGTCCATCGTGAGAATCGGAGAGCTGCTGAGCAGGCCCAGCCTGAGGTTCATCGTTCATATCTATCTACCAGATTACTCGCAACCTCACTGACATCCCAAACTTCCGGGAGGGCATAGCAAATAGGCGCGAGGAATCACCGGCTTATTCAGCGGCCGCTGCTGATTGCCTGTCGGTACGAAACCAGGAGTCTGCGCCCCTTCAGGAACGCTGGTTGCAAGATTCTGTTGCTCCAATATCAGCGGTCGTTGAAGCATCATCTCCACGGGAGTCCCATTCTCGATGTTGATGTCGTCTCCTCGGGTAAACAACGCTACAGCCGCGCCCACCGCTGCCCCACCCAGACTTCCAATCGCCAGTCCTTCCAACGGATGGCCGGTTGCAGCTCCGCCGATTGTCCCAATTCCTGCGCCTTCCAACCCGATTTTGGCTGCGTTACCCACGTCGCGTCCCTTGTTGCCGTTCTCCTGGATATTTCCTTCACCATTAACCGTTTGTTTGCTCGCCCCCGGCAGGCTGTTGATGATCCCCGGAATTTCGACTACAGTGCCGTTCGGAAAGATAATCGACGTGAAATGCATATTTAGCTGCGCCCGGCCCTTCACGCGACCTCCGCGTATCACGTTATCGACTACGCCCTGAACATATACTCCCGCCGGGATCATGACCCGGGTACCGACAACTACAGGAAAAGTTGATTCCAGGTAGACGCCGTCGCCGGGCTTGGCGCTCTTGGTATTAATGGCGCTCCGCAGTTGGAGCAGCACTTTTGTTCCTGCGGGCACGGTATAGGTTGGCTTGGGTGGGGTAACTGAGCGGGCGCTGGAATCAATCGTCTGCCTCGCCTGAACTCCAGAAAACGGAACTCCCGAAACAGGATCCGTGGCAACGGGTGCAGCTACCGAGTCCGCTGCATCTGAATTCACAGACGTCTGACCCCAACTGGTAACCGCCAAGCTGAGCATTGCGAAGGTTGCGGCAAAGGTTGCAAACGCCATTGTGACTTGTCTTGGTCTAAGCACTTCTTCCTCCACCTTGAAAAAACCTTCAGAGGATGCAATTTTACTTACATTTGTAGACAAGACGAAAGAAGCGCGGAATAGCAGCTAAAAAATCCCGCCAGAAAAGAAAATTCGGAGCTTGCACAGCCTTGACGTAGGATTCGGGTTAGGATGCCAGAGATAGATGAGTTTCGTTCCCCATCCCGAACGGTCGGCCAACGAACCGGACTCCCGCTTCTCTGAAGCCTACTCCGTTCTGCATCAGGCCATCTCCGACCACGCCTTTCCTGGTTGCGCTTTCGGGCTGCTGCTCGATGGACAAGTTCTTTTTGCAGACGCGCTGGGGCGGTTTACATACGAATCCGACTCGCCGTCAGTAATGCCCACAACCCGATACGACATCGCGAGCCTCACAAAAGTTGTGTCCACAACGGCGATGGCTATGCTGCTGTATCAACGCGGACAACTCGATCTCGATATGCCAGTAGGCGAAGTTCTTCCTGGCTTCATCATTGGCCGTGATGCTGTCCAACATGGACGAAACGTCACCATTCGCCACCTGCTGGCACACAGCTCGGGGCTGCCCGGTTATGTTCCGCTTTTTCATACGGCGACGACGCCCTACGCGGTTCTACGCGGCTGTCTTGAGCTTCCTATCGAGGCCGAGCCTGGAACGCGTGCGGAATACAGCGACCCGGGCTTCATCCTATTAGGTAAGGCTCTCGAAACGATTGTTCGCGAGCCGATTGCGAGTTGGGTGACGCGTGAAATTTTCTCGCCGCTGGCGATGACCGCAACAACCTTTTGTCCACCGTCAGCCTTACGAGCGGAGATTCCACCGACCGAAGACGATGAACTTTTTCGCCAGCGCGTGATTCAAGGCGAGGTTCAGGACGAGCATGCATTTCTTCTGCATGGAGCGGCGGGGCACGCAGGCATCTTCTCCAATATTCCGGATCTGCTTCGCTTTTCTACCGCCATACTGACGTCTGGAACAAATAGTCTTTTTCTTCCGGCAACGATTGAACTTTTCTCGCAACGCCAGCCGCCGCCTGGAAGT
Above is a window of Acidicapsa ligni DNA encoding:
- a CDS encoding TrbI/VirB10 family protein, producing the protein MLRPRQVTMAFATFAATFAMLSLAVTSWGQTSVNSDAADSVAAPVATDPVSGVPFSGVQARQTIDSSARSVTPPKPTYTVPAGTKVLLQLRSAINTKSAKPGDGVYLESTFPVVVGTRVMIPAGVYVQGVVDNVIRGGRVKGRAQLNMHFTSIIFPNGTVVEIPGIINSLPGASKQTVNGEGNIQENGNKGRDVGNAAKIGLEGAGIGTIGGAATGHPLEGLAIGSLGGAAVGAAVALFTRGDDINIENGTPVEMMLQRPLILEQQNLATSVPEGAQTPGFVPTGNQQRPLNKPVIPRAYLLCPPGSLGCQ
- a CDS encoding winged helix-turn-helix domain-containing protein: MDTQLELKSTEDICRYLITLISETDSRTTLIRAQSILLRHGYRMPYGDIAQIIGWSTGSVRNYHCLFRRIGVQALFRPPLGGRRHFNIPLMWERELLKAFSARARSEGSINVKALRAAYEHLAGHAYSLSTIYRLVQRHGYSRQLPNARRVHRNS
- a CDS encoding acyltransferase family protein, whose protein sequence is MAGMVLVTNAGSWSYVYWPLKHADWNGLTPTDMIFPSFLFLVGISMTFSFIKRRNQGETPAKTCIHIVQRSVLLIFIGLFLNCFDLFQLPDLRIPGVLQRIGLCYLLGGLLYLFISGCRPVRRMGMLITVVVLLPAVYWMLQTLMPVPGYGAGRLDPVGTLSAYLDRAVFTTKHLWHWGGPGQVWDPEGLLTTLPAMANLLLGILAGEWLRSPSLKANSASRKVVGMVVLGVALMLIAIALNPLIPINKKIWTPSFVLFSGGFSFLALALLHWLIDLKGWRKGLAPSLIFGSNAILGFALANILNPMIGLVKFHDSTGSLMTIPGVIFQAFATFLDPWSASLVYALLFTLLIGVILWAFYHKRIFIKL
- the lepB gene encoding signal peptidase I, translating into MNDEPQAGPAQQLSDSHDGHPANLPSPNPPSRVSGWKLWMRDLLISSAASVMIITFLYQPVRVEGTSMLPRLVDQDRLFINKFVYHFEAIEHGDVVVFRYPRDLSKSYIKRVIAVSGDRLSIDRGQVYVNDKLLSEPYVPEEFHDNRSLDPMIVPAGEYFVMGDHRSISSDSREFGPVRKDLIYGKAEFVYWPRQDVGVVH
- a CDS encoding efflux RND transporter permease subunit, which produces MLEFADFMLHERGLSVATVELRWLLKYNFSVAVAIGYIALFGIAVETGVVMVVYLHEALESRKQAGRPLTNQDVQDAAIEGAVHRLRPKLMTVCAVLASLVPILWESGIGSDVMKPIAAPIVGGMITSTIHVLILVPVPSS
- a CDS encoding serine hydrolase domain-containing protein, which encodes MSFVPHPERSANEPDSRFSEAYSVLHQAISDHAFPGCAFGLLLDGQVLFADALGRFTYESDSPSVMPTTRYDIASLTKVVSTTAMAMLLYQRGQLDLDMPVGEVLPGFIIGRDAVQHGRNVTIRHLLAHSSGLPGYVPLFHTATTPYAVLRGCLELPIEAEPGTRAEYSDPGFILLGKALETIVREPIASWVTREIFSPLAMTATTFCPPSALRAEIPPTEDDELFRQRVIQGEVQDEHAFLLHGAAGHAGIFSNIPDLLRFSTAILTSGTNSLFLPATIELFSQRQPPPGSSRALGWDTPSEESSSGQYFSRQSIGHLGYSGCSLWIDLSAKLAIVLLTNRTWPHRESQLIRSVRPVFHDAVRKALYKPL